In Bacillus thermozeamaize, the following are encoded in one genomic region:
- a CDS encoding UDP-N-acetylglucosamine 2-epimerase produces the protein MKVLSVFGTRPEAIKMAPVVHRLRQMPGIRSYVCVTAQHRQMLDQVLEAFAIDPNYDLNIMTPRQSLTQITTRVLEGLERIIQELRPDLILVHGDTTTSFAAALAAFYHHVAVGHVEAGLRTYDKNAPYPEEMNRQLVGVLADLHFAPTKWAAENLRRERKPSGQIWITGNTVIDALATTVRPDYSHPVLEKIAGKKMVLMTAHRRENIGEPLRRICRAVLRLVEEHPEIAVVYPVHLNPAVQETVREGLGGHPRIHLIEPLDVLDFHNFEARAHLILSDSGGVQEEAPAFGVPVLVLREKTERPEGVEAGTLRLVGTDEERIFAEADRLLRDEDAYRRMAQAANPYGDGQAAARIARAIGYHFGFEKEPPEPFSPQASL, from the coding sequence ATGAAGGTTCTCAGTGTATTCGGCACCCGGCCGGAGGCGATCAAGATGGCACCGGTGGTTCATCGCCTGCGGCAGATGCCGGGCATCCGTTCCTATGTCTGTGTCACCGCCCAGCACCGGCAGATGCTGGATCAGGTGTTGGAGGCATTTGCCATTGATCCGAATTATGACTTGAACATCATGACGCCCAGGCAGAGTTTGACCCAGATTACCACGCGCGTGCTGGAAGGGCTGGAGCGCATCATCCAGGAGTTGCGCCCTGATCTGATCCTGGTCCACGGGGATACCACCACCAGTTTTGCCGCGGCTTTGGCCGCCTTTTACCATCATGTGGCGGTGGGACATGTGGAGGCGGGCTTGCGTACATACGACAAAAACGCGCCATACCCGGAAGAGATGAACCGGCAGCTGGTGGGCGTGCTGGCTGACCTGCATTTTGCGCCGACGAAATGGGCGGCTGAGAACCTGCGCCGGGAACGCAAACCCTCCGGGCAGATCTGGATCACCGGCAACACGGTGATTGACGCGCTGGCGACGACGGTCCGTCCGGACTACAGCCACCCCGTTTTGGAAAAGATCGCAGGAAAAAAGATGGTGCTGATGACGGCGCACCGGCGGGAAAACATTGGAGAGCCCCTGCGCCGGATCTGCCGCGCCGTTTTGCGCCTCGTGGAGGAGCATCCGGAGATTGCCGTGGTATACCCGGTACACCTCAATCCGGCGGTGCAGGAAACGGTCCGGGAAGGGCTCGGCGGACATCCGCGAATTCACTTGATCGAACCGCTGGATGTCCTGGATTTTCACAACTTTGAAGCCCGCGCGCACCTGATACTCAGCGATTCGGGCGGCGTTCAGGAGGAAGCACCCGCTTTCGGGGTGCCGGTACTGGTGCTGCGGGAGAAGACGGAACGGCCGGAGGGTGTGGAGGCGGGGACGCTGCGGCTGGTGGGAACGGACGAAGAGCGGATTTTTGCCGAAGCCGACCGGCTCCTGCGTGACGAGGACGCGTATCGCCGGATGGCGCAGGCGGCCAACCCTTACGGCGACGGACAGGCTGCCGCAAGGATTGCCCGGGCGATTGGTTACCATTTCGGATTTGAAAAAGAACCGCCTGAACCTTTTTCGCCGCAAGCGTCTTTGTGA
- a CDS encoding F0F1 ATP synthase subunit A — protein sequence MHESPVWVPLESLPWLTFDLSTLYMTLITMVIVFLIAWFGARGATTGVPRGLQNVLEWLVDFVRNIIGIAMDLRKGERFLSLGLTLIMFIFVANLLGLIWVIETEHTEPLTILGIEVVSEEMLAEAEAEGKHGVSMVWWKSPTADASVTLGLSFMIIVLSHILGVRMAGPKAYLKHFVEPYPVFLPLNLIEEVANTLTLGLRLFGNIFAGEVLIAVILMLGAVGIVPMIVWQGFSVFVGAVQAFIFTVLSMVYISRKIEHSH from the coding sequence TTGCATGAGAGTCCGGTCTGGGTGCCGCTGGAGAGTCTGCCGTGGTTGACGTTTGACCTGTCCACCCTCTACATGACGCTGATCACGATGGTCATCGTGTTTCTCATTGCTTGGTTCGGCGCACGTGGCGCGACCACGGGCGTGCCCCGGGGATTGCAAAACGTCCTGGAATGGCTGGTGGATTTTGTCCGCAACATCATCGGCATCGCGATGGACCTGCGGAAAGGGGAACGCTTCCTCTCGCTGGGGCTGACCTTGATCATGTTCATTTTCGTCGCCAATCTTCTGGGACTGATCTGGGTGATCGAGACCGAACACACCGAACCCCTGACCATTCTGGGGATCGAGGTGGTTTCGGAAGAGATGCTGGCAGAGGCGGAGGCGGAGGGCAAGCACGGCGTCTCCATGGTCTGGTGGAAATCGCCGACAGCTGATGCCAGTGTGACGCTGGGGTTGTCATTCATGATCATCGTTCTCAGTCATATCCTCGGCGTTCGCATGGCCGGTCCCAAAGCCTACCTGAAACATTTTGTCGAACCTTATCCCGTCTTTTTGCCGCTCAACCTGATTGAAGAGGTGGCCAACACGCTGACGCTGGGCCTGCGTCTTTTTGGCAATATCTTCGCGGGCGAGGTGCTGATCGCGGTCATTCTCATGCTGGGCGCGGTCGGTATCGTGCCGATGATTGTCTGGCAGGGATTCAGCGTGTTTGTCGGCGCCGTGCAGGCCTTTATCTTTACAGTCCTGAGCATGGTCTATATCAGCCGGAAAATTGAACACAGTCACTGA
- a CDS encoding F0F1 ATP synthase subunit C, with the protein MSLNILAAAIAAGLAAVGAGIGNGLLFGRTVEGVSRQPELQGRLMGLMFICFGLVEALPIIAVVIGLLAFFS; encoded by the coding sequence ATGAGTCTCAATATTTTAGCCGCAGCGATTGCAGCAGGTCTGGCCGCCGTTGGAGCAGGGATTGGCAACGGGTTGCTGTTTGGCCGTACCGTGGAAGGGGTATCCCGGCAGCCCGAATTGCAGGGTCGTTTGATGGGTCTGATGTTTATCTGCTTCGGTCTGGTTGAAGCCTTGCCGATCATCGCGGTGGTTATTGGTTTGCTTGCCTTCTTCTCCTAA
- a CDS encoding uracil phosphoribosyltransferase, producing MGKVYHFDHPLIQHKLTFIRDRRTGTKEFRELVDEVATLMAYEITRDLPLQEVVIETPVGTARSRVISGKKLGIIPILRAGLGMVDGILKLIPAAKVGHVGLYRDHETLQPVVYYVKLPTDIAERELIVIDPMLATGGSAAAALALLKERGAKSVKLMCLVAAPEGIRRIQEEHPDVDIYVAAVDERLNECGYIVPGLGDAGDRLFGTK from the coding sequence ATGGGCAAAGTTTATCATTTTGATCATCCGTTGATTCAGCACAAGTTGACCTTTATTCGCGACCGGCGCACGGGGACCAAGGAGTTCCGCGAACTGGTGGACGAAGTGGCCACGCTGATGGCTTATGAAATCACCCGCGACCTGCCGTTGCAGGAAGTGGTGATCGAAACGCCGGTGGGGACTGCCAGAAGCCGCGTGATCAGCGGCAAAAAACTGGGCATCATCCCCATCTTGCGGGCCGGATTGGGCATGGTGGACGGCATACTGAAGCTGATTCCGGCGGCCAAGGTGGGGCATGTGGGATTGTATCGGGATCACGAGACGCTGCAGCCGGTGGTATACTATGTCAAGCTGCCTACGGACATCGCGGAACGGGAATTGATTGTCATCGATCCGATGCTGGCGACCGGCGGTTCCGCTGCGGCGGCGCTTGCGCTGCTGAAAGAACGGGGCGCCAAAAGTGTGAAGTTGATGTGCCTGGTTGCGGCCCCGGAGGGAATTCGGCGGATTCAGGAGGAGCATCCGGATGTGGACATTTATGTCGCCGCGGTGGATGAACGCCTGAATGAGTGCGGGTATATCGTTCCCGGCCTGGGGGATGCCGGAGACCGGTTGTTTGGGACCAAGTAA
- a CDS encoding TIGR01440 family protein produces the protein MDGVYQAVRSILEELWEKQREALWQGQKRGPAAPQVWVIGASTSEVQGHPIGKQGSEAIAARIFRAAEEVARERDIRMAYQCCEHLNRALVVDRSTAMAHSWEPVTVVPVPEAGGALAAYAFAHMEDPVVVEAIRADAGIDIGDTLIGMHLKPVAVPFRPSCRQVGRAHVTAAWTRPKLIGGSRAVYSRN, from the coding sequence CTGGACGGCGTCTATCAGGCGGTCCGATCCATTCTGGAAGAATTGTGGGAGAAACAGAGGGAAGCGTTGTGGCAGGGACAAAAGAGGGGGCCTGCAGCGCCGCAGGTTTGGGTGATCGGGGCCAGCACCAGCGAGGTACAGGGCCATCCGATTGGCAAACAGGGCAGCGAGGCGATTGCGGCACGGATTTTTCGCGCGGCAGAAGAGGTGGCCCGGGAACGGGACATCCGGATGGCCTACCAGTGTTGCGAGCATCTCAATCGGGCGTTGGTGGTGGATCGGAGCACCGCGATGGCCCATTCCTGGGAGCCGGTGACGGTGGTTCCGGTTCCTGAAGCGGGAGGGGCGCTGGCTGCCTATGCATTTGCCCACATGGAGGATCCGGTGGTGGTCGAGGCCATCCGGGCGGATGCCGGCATCGACATTGGCGACACTCTGATCGGGATGCACTTGAAGCCGGTTGCGGTTCCTTTTCGGCCATCCTGCCGGCAAGTGGGCCGTGCCCATGTCACCGCCGCGTGGACAAGGCCCAAGCTGATTGGCGGCTCACGGGCTGTGTATTCGAGGAACTGA
- a CDS encoding ribose 5-phosphate isomerase B: MRVALAADHGGFRLKEEIKKELEEMGVIYEDFGTHSPDSVDYPDFAIPVAKKVAAGEFDRGILICGTGIGMTIAANKVRGIRCALVHDAFSARATREHNDSNLLAMGERVIGPGLAREIVRIWLTTPFAGGRHQRRIEKIRELEAQEHPEPDHLPSCCDGAGK, translated from the coding sequence TTGAGAGTGGCACTAGCGGCAGACCACGGGGGGTTTCGCCTGAAGGAAGAGATTAAGAAAGAACTGGAAGAGATGGGGGTTATCTACGAGGATTTCGGCACCCATTCGCCTGATTCTGTAGATTACCCCGATTTTGCCATCCCGGTGGCGAAAAAGGTGGCAGCGGGCGAATTTGATCGCGGGATTCTGATCTGCGGCACCGGGATTGGCATGACGATTGCGGCGAACAAGGTGCGCGGAATACGTTGCGCCTTGGTGCATGATGCCTTTTCCGCGCGGGCGACGCGGGAACATAACGACAGCAACCTGCTGGCGATGGGGGAGCGGGTGATCGGCCCGGGGCTGGCGCGGGAGATCGTGCGGATTTGGTTGACAACGCCGTTTGCCGGCGGGCGGCATCAGCGGCGCATCGAAAAGATCCGGGAGCTGGAAGCACAGGAACATCCGGAGCCTGATCATCTGCCTTCCTGTTGCGATGGGGCAGGGAAATGA
- a CDS encoding serine hydroxymethyltransferase (catalyzes the reaction of glycine with 5,10-methylenetetrahydrofolate to form L-serine and tetrahydrofolate), with amino-acid sequence MLEHLVRQDPEVASALQKELQRQNQNIELIASENFVSPAVLEALGTVLTNKYAEGYPGRRYYGGCEYVDVVEELARERAKQLFGADHANVQPHSGAQANMAVYSAVLKPGDKVLGMNLAHGGHLTHGSPVNFSGQLYQFIPYGVDEKTHLIRYDEVRELARQHRPRLIVAGASAYPRVIDFAALREIADEVGAYLMVDMAHIAGLVATGLHPSPIPYAHFVTTTTHKTLRGPRGGMILCQEAFAKEIDKAIFPGIQGGPLMHVIAAKAVAFGEALQPAFRDYCRQVVENAKALAESLMNHGLQLVSGGTDNHLILVDVRNLGLTGKEAEAILDEVNITVNKNAIPYDPAKPMVTSGIRIGTPAVTTRGMDAEAMVEIAGIIASVLKERDNAAVKEEARRKVAELTRRFPLYAQLRYAEA; translated from the coding sequence ATGCTGGAACATCTCGTCAGGCAGGATCCGGAGGTGGCCTCCGCGCTGCAAAAGGAATTGCAGCGGCAAAACCAGAACATCGAGTTGATCGCTTCGGAAAACTTCGTCAGTCCGGCCGTGCTGGAGGCGCTGGGTACCGTTTTGACCAACAAATACGCCGAGGGGTATCCTGGGCGCCGCTATTATGGTGGCTGCGAGTATGTGGATGTTGTGGAAGAGTTGGCGCGGGAGAGGGCCAAACAGCTTTTTGGGGCCGATCACGCCAACGTGCAGCCGCACTCCGGCGCCCAGGCCAACATGGCCGTCTACAGTGCCGTGCTGAAGCCCGGCGACAAGGTGCTGGGGATGAACCTGGCCCACGGCGGTCACCTGACCCACGGCAGCCCGGTCAACTTTTCCGGCCAGCTGTACCAGTTCATCCCTTACGGGGTGGATGAAAAAACCCACCTGATCCGCTACGATGAAGTGCGGGAGCTGGCGCGCCAGCACCGTCCCAGGCTGATTGTGGCAGGGGCCAGCGCCTATCCGCGGGTGATCGATTTCGCCGCATTGCGGGAGATCGCCGATGAGGTCGGAGCTTATTTGATGGTGGACATGGCCCACATCGCCGGCTTGGTGGCCACCGGGCTGCATCCGTCTCCGATTCCGTACGCTCATTTTGTCACCACCACCACCCACAAGACGCTGCGCGGGCCGCGGGGCGGCATGATTCTTTGCCAGGAGGCGTTTGCCAAGGAGATCGACAAGGCCATTTTCCCGGGGATTCAAGGCGGCCCCCTGATGCATGTGATCGCCGCCAAGGCGGTGGCTTTTGGCGAGGCGCTGCAGCCTGCGTTCCGGGATTATTGCCGGCAGGTGGTGGAGAATGCCAAGGCGCTGGCCGAATCGCTGATGAATCATGGGCTGCAGCTGGTATCCGGCGGGACAGATAATCACCTCATCCTGGTGGATGTGCGCAACCTCGGCCTGACCGGCAAAGAGGCGGAGGCCATTCTCGACGAGGTGAATATCACCGTGAACAAAAATGCCATTCCGTACGATCCGGCCAAGCCGATGGTCACCAGCGGCATCCGCATCGGCACGCCGGCTGTCACGACGCGTGGCATGGATGCGGAGGCGATGGTCGAAATTGCCGGGATCATCGCGTCGGTGCTCAAGGAGCGGGACAATGCGGCGGTCAAGGAGGAGGCCCGCCGCAAAGTGGCTGAGCTGACCCGGCGTTTTCCCTTGTATGCCCAGCTTCGTTATGCCGAGGCGTGA
- a CDS encoding ATP synthase F0 subunit B, whose translation MAFHIGNFLITIIAFGILFWLLSRYAFGPLIGVMAKRQEEIARQIEEAAARSQEAEQLLAEQKQLLKQAREEAREIVERARVTSEKQAEEIISQAKAEAERQRQQALAEIQREKEVALAAMREQMAVLSVQIAAKIIEKEIDPQAQRELIDSFVEQVGKVQ comes from the coding sequence TTGGCGTTTCACATCGGCAATTTTTTGATCACCATTATCGCGTTTGGAATTCTTTTCTGGCTGCTGAGCCGCTACGCGTTTGGTCCGCTGATCGGAGTGATGGCCAAGCGTCAGGAGGAGATCGCCAGACAGATTGAGGAGGCGGCTGCCCGCAGCCAGGAGGCGGAACAGCTACTGGCTGAACAGAAACAGCTCCTCAAGCAGGCGCGCGAGGAGGCGCGCGAGATTGTCGAACGCGCCCGCGTGACAAGCGAGAAGCAGGCGGAAGAAATCATCAGCCAGGCCAAGGCGGAAGCCGAACGCCAGCGGCAGCAGGCACTGGCTGAAATTCAGCGGGAGAAAGAGGTGGCCCTTGCCGCGATGCGCGAGCAAATGGCTGTCCTTTCTGTTCAGATTGCGGCCAAAATCATCGAAAAGGAAATCGATCCGCAAGCGCAGCGTGAGCTGATTGACAGCTTTGTCGAACAGGTAGGGAAAGTGCAATGA
- a CDS encoding ATP synthase F1 subunit delta, giving the protein MMVAKRYAKAMFELALEQGRLDEIAADLTLIRDSIDQHAPWREWLANPQVSAQDKQSAVRQLYGEKVSPEVLHLLLILLKNRRALLISQVVRSYLDMVDEYKGVVHAHVSSAFPLTETEEEHLAASLKELTGKTEVVLHKETDPELIGGVLVRIGDRLYDGSVRGLLQRMEKQLVTA; this is encoded by the coding sequence ATGATGGTGGCAAAGCGATATGCCAAGGCGATGTTTGAACTGGCGCTGGAACAGGGGCGGCTGGATGAGATCGCCGCTGACTTGACGCTGATCAGAGACAGTATCGATCAACATGCCCCTTGGCGGGAGTGGCTGGCCAACCCGCAGGTGTCGGCTCAGGACAAGCAATCCGCGGTTCGCCAGCTGTACGGGGAAAAGGTCTCCCCTGAAGTATTGCATCTCCTGCTGATTTTGCTCAAAAACAGGCGTGCACTGCTCATCAGCCAGGTGGTCAGAAGCTATTTGGACATGGTGGACGAGTACAAGGGTGTGGTCCATGCGCATGTATCGTCCGCGTTCCCGCTGACGGAGACAGAAGAGGAGCACCTCGCCGCCTCGCTGAAGGAGTTGACCGGAAAGACGGAGGTCGTCCTGCACAAGGAGACAGACCCCGAGCTGATCGGCGGGGTGCTGGTCCGGATCGGCGACCGGCTGTACGACGGCAGCGTCCGTGGTCTTCTGCAGCGGATGGAGAAACAACTGGTGACAGCCTGA